A single Anopheles maculipalpis chromosome 3RL, idAnoMacuDA_375_x, whole genome shotgun sequence DNA region contains:
- the LOC126562451 gene encoding uncharacterized protein LOC126562451 — protein MRITGKVCLVVLVLAVSSVFASPLEESARAALFRRTRLGGPKVYKHEDQSRPGIPVADNLADKAPAEDRKAQGKELAEEETTTAAAAAATSAPVPAKGGLNRLFARKKYSPLLRDASKGVSTTEASSGSSVTITTTVASTESEDGVTSSGTTRRTRPTRPGKLPRSTSPKPTVSVKPTKISSRFSKPTVEPTESTVASATSRTTRGRRTRPSKPSKLSGTTTTTTTTEEPTTTTTTTTTTTTPAPTTTTTTTTTSTTTTTTVAPSTSSSTSSPTVAASAAAVSLADGAVETVAVKGSTQTDDGESLPSSTTAPSTTTTAVPASSSTAAAPAATKEVTDDVPVKSSPKPERIIPVVERQDDELNENESLLQSAGYDSSSAEEQ, from the exons ATGAGGATAACTGGCAAGGTGTGtctggtggtgctggtgttggCGGTATCGAGCGTGTTTGCCAGCCCACTGGAGGAGAGTGCACGGGCGGCACTGTTCCGCCGTACGCGCCTCGGTGGCCCCAAAG TCTACAAGCACGAAGATCAGAGCCGCCCAGGCATCCCGGTGGCGGACAATCTGGCCGACAAAGCCCCAGCGGAAGATCGCAAAGCACAGGGGAAGGAGCTAGCTGAAGAGGAAACGACTactgctgccgctgccgctGCTACATCCGCACCCGTACCAGCGAAGGGAGGACTTAATAGGTTGTTTGCTCGCAAAAAGTATAGTCCACTGCTGAGAGATGCTTCCAAGGGTGTGTCCACAACGGAAGCATCTTCCGGATCTTCGGTAACGATCACCACCACAGTAGCATCCACCGAGAGTGAGGATGGTGTGACCTCCTCTGGAACGACGCGTCGTACGAGACCGACGCGTCCTGGCAAGTTGCCTCGTTCGACCTCCCCGAAACCCACCGTGTCCGTGAAGCCCACCAAAATCTCGTCTCGATTTTCGAAGCCCACTGTTGAACCGACCGAAAGTACGGTGGCTAGCGCAACGTCCCGCACCACACGTGGTCGTCGTACGCGTCCCTCGAAACCGTCGAAGCTTTCCggcacaacaaccacaacgacAACCACCGAGGAACCGACCACTACGacgacaaccaccaccacaactacTACCCCTGCACCAACGACGACAACTACCACTACGACGACGTcgacaaccaccaccactactgtAGCTCCTAGTACATCTTCTAGCACATCTTCCCCAACAGTAGCCGCCTCCGCCGCCGCCGTCTCGTTAGCTGACGGAGCTGTGGAAACTGTCGCGGTGAAAGGATCCACCCAAACGGATGATGGGGAAAGCTTGCCCAGCTCGACCACTGCACCTAGCACGACAACCACCGCGGTGCCTGCTTCCTCTAGCACTGCAGCTGCACCAGCTGCGACGAAAGAGGTCACCGACGATGTCCCCGTTAAAAGTTCACCGAAGCCGGAACGGATTATCCCGGTAGTTGAGCGGCAGGATGATGAGCTGAACGAAAACGAAAGTCTGCTACAGTCGGCTGGTTACGATTCTTCGTCCGCCGAGGAGCAGTAG